The genomic interval CTCATTCTGTTCAGCCTTAACATATCATATGTCTAACTGTTTTTGGAAAATCGTTCGCGAAACTGATtaattggttcattccaagacaaaaaataaaaaagttgtcaaaacgcaaatctgtgagagtgcagctttaaggtaatGTATGGTTTTGATAGTCAATAGGAGCTATTGAAACATGTGGTCTCTTATAACTAGAAAAGTGAGGTAAACGCCGAGTATGATCGTGTTTTTCCCCgttttttagaggtttatacgcGTAGAATTCAAATATGCGGAATGTAGTTTCACATGTGTCGTGCGAAATGTtctaaacaaacatcaaaatcTAATTGTAAAAAGTTGCACAACTTGCTAATGATCAATGTTTGCTAACCAACATTTGAATTTTCATGCAAAGCGTTATCGTTCTGCTGGTTTTAGAGTTTCCCCGACATATTTTAAGCTTCAATATTACTAAAATTTAACCTTTTTCATGTAAAGAATTTTTAACTGTTAACAATGTGCTGTATGTTCGATGATGAGCATGTCGTGCTCTTTATTCATAAGTTGCGGTGCCAATGCACCGTCGTGGTGCAAATGAAGGCCTAAAACCTACATACAAATATTGCAGCACCGTCTGCCGATTGTGAAATACATACTTTGATAGTAGCGCCGTCTGGCGCCTATGACTTACATACTCTGATTTCAGCGCGGCTTGGCGCCCATGACTTGCATACTCTGGACAAGCGCCGTATGCCGCCCATGACAAACATACTTTGATAGCAGCGCCGTCTGCAGCCCATGACTAACATACCCTGATTCCAGCGCCGTCTGGCGCCCATGACTTACTTACTTTGATAGCAGCGCCGTCTGGCGCCCATAACTTACATACTCTAATTCCAGCGCCGTCTGGCGCCCATGATTTACATACTTTGATATCAGCGCCGTCTGGCGCCCATTACTTACATACCCTGATTCCAGCGCCGCCCGGCGCCCATGACTTGATTACTCTGATACCAGCGCCGTCTGCCGCCCATGACTTACACACAATTGATAGCTGCACCGTCTGCCGCCCATGACTTACACACTCTGATAGCAGCTCCGTATGCCGCCTACTACTTACATACACTGATACCAGCGCCGTCTGCCGCCCATGACTTACATACTTTGATAGCAGCGCCGTCTGCCGCCATTGACTTACATATTCTGATCTCAGCGCCGTCTGCCGCCCATGACTTTCATACTCTGATACCAGCGCCGTCTTCCGCCCATGACCTACATACTTTGATAGCAGCGCCGTCTGCCGCCCATGCCTAACATACTTTGATAGCAGCGCCGTCTGCCGCAATTGACTAACATATTCTGATCTAAGCGCCGTCTGCCGCCCATGACTTACATACTCTGATACCAGCGCCGTCTGTCGCCCATGACCTACATACTTTGATAGCAGCGCCGTCTGCCGCCATTGACTTACATATTCTGATCTCAGCGCCGTCTGCCGCCCATGACTTTCATACTCTGATACCAGCGCCGTCTACCGCCCATGACCTACATACTTTGATAGCAGCGCCGTCTGCCGCCCATGCCTAACATACTTTGATAGCAGCGCCGTCTGCCGCAATTGACTAACATATTCTGATCTAAGCGCCGTCTGCCGCCCATGACTTACATACTCTGATACCAGCGCCGTCTGCCGCCCATGACTTACATATTCTGATCCAAGCGACGTCTGCCGCCCATGACCTTCATACTTTGATAGCAGCGCCGTCTGCCGCCCATGACCTACATACTTTGATAGCAGCGCCGTCTGCCGCCCATTACTTACATACTCTGATCCAAGCGCCGCCTGGCGCCAATGACTTGCTTACTCAGATACCAGCCCCGTCTGCCGCCAATGACTTACATACACTGATACCAGCGCCGTCTGCCGCCCATGACTTACATATTCTGATCCAAACGCCGCCTGCCGTCCATGACCTACATACTTTGATAGCAGCGCCGTCTGCCGCCCATGACTTACATATTCTGATGTAAGCGCCGTCTGCCGCCCATGACTTACATACTCTGATACCAGCGCCGTCTGCCGCCCATGACTTACATATTCTGATCCAAGCGCCGTCTGCCGCCCATGACCTTCATACTTTAATAGCAGCGCCGTCTGCCGCCCATGACCTACATACTTTGATAGCAGCTCCGTCTGCCGCCCATTACTTCCATACTCTGATTCCAGCGCCGTCTGCCGCCCATGACTTATATACTTTGATAGCAGCGCCGTCTGGCGCCCATAACTTACATACTCTGATTCCAGCGCCGTATGCCGCCCATGACTTACATACTTTGATACCAGCGCCGTCTGCCGCCCATGACTTACACACTCTGATAGCAGCTCCGTATGCCGCCTACTACTTACATACACTGATACCAGCGCCGTCTGCCGCCCATGACTTACATATTCTGGTCCAAGCGCCGTCTGTCGCCCATGACCTACATACTTTGATAGCAGCGCCGTCTGCCGCCATTGACTTACATATTCTGATCTCAGCGCCGTCTGCCGCCCATGACTTTCATACTCTGATACCAGCGCCGTCTGCCGCCCATGACCTACATACTTTGATAGCAGCGCCGTCTGCCGCCCATGCCTAACATACTTTGATAGCAGCGCCGTCTGCCGCAATTGACTAACATATTCTGATCTAAGCGCCGTCTGCCGCCCATGACTTACATACTCTGATACAAGCGCCGTCTGCCGCCCATGAGTTACATATTCTGATCCAAGCGACGTCTGCCGCCCATGACCTTCATACTTTGATAGCAGCGCCGTCTGCCGCCCATGACCTACATACTTTGATAGCAGCTCCGTCTACCGCCCATTACTTACATACACTGATACCAGCGCCGCCTGGCGCCCATGACTTGCTTACTCCGATACCAGCCCCGTCTGCCGCCAATGACTTACATACACTGATACCAGCGCCGTCTGCCGCCCACGACTTACATATTCTGATCCAAACGCCGTCTGCCGTCCATGACCTACATACTTTGATAGCAGCGCCGTCTGCCGCCCATGACTTACATATTCTGATGTAAGCGCCGTCTGCCGCCCATGACTTACATACTCTGATACCAGCGCCGTCTGCCGCCCATGACTTACATATTCTGATCCAAGCGCCGTCTGCCGCCCATGACCTTCATACTTTAATAGCAGCGCCGTCTGCCGCCCATGACCTACATACTTTGATAGCAGCTCCGTCTGCCACCCATTACTTCCATACTCTGATTCCAGCGCCATCTGGCGCCCATGACTTACATACTTTGATATCAGCGCCGTCTGGCGCTCATGACTTTCATACTCTCATTCCAGCGCCGCCTGGCGCCCATGAGTTGCATACTCTGATACCAGCGCCGTATGCCGCCCATGGCTTACATACTTTGATACCAGCGCCGTCTGCCGCCCATGACTTACACACTCTGATAGCAGCTCCGTATGCCGCCTATTACTTACATACACTGATACCAGCGCCGTCTGCCGCCCATGACTTATTCTGATCCAAGCGCCGTCTGCCGTCCATGACCTACATACTTTGATAGCAGCGCCGTCTACCGCCATTGACTTACATATTCTGATCTAAGCGCCGTCTGCCGCCCATGACTTACATACTCTGATACCAGCGCCGTCTGTCGCCCATGACCTACATACTTTGATAACAGCGCCGTCTGCCGCCCATGACCTACATACTTTGATATCAGCGCCGTCTGCCGCCATTGACTTACATATTTTGATCTAAGCGCCGTCTGCCGCCCATGACTTACATATTCTGATCCAAGCGCCGTCTTCCACCCATGACCTTCATACTTTGATAGCAGCTCCGTCTGCCGCCCATGACTTACTTTATAAAGTTGTACCAATCAATAAGTGTATCGaaattaaaaaattgttataataaGATATTGATACGCGAGTAAAAATTGTAACAATATGAAATTGTATCAGGAGTACAACTTGTAGCAATACGATATAGTTTCCAGAGAAAAAATTGTTAGcaataatacattgtttttaaaattaagtgtAAGAAAAAAAGCACAGAGGTcaacaatttattataaactaaatttaaacggtaaaaacaacacaaagaTTTTTATACATAGTCATTGGTGAACAtgatgtattgttgttgttgttgctattatAAAATGAACGTATGTACGCACACGTGACCTTTCATTTCATCCGTTGAGCTactgacatttttttctaaatcaaaGGAATGGatacatgattttgttttaaaaaatagaacATACTCGTATACAAATTTCAacacagtgatctcccctgacgAGCAccgcaaagggaagtaaccgctatATGGAAATCAATCTTCGTGCGTGGATatcttttatcaaattataGCTGACCCTAGTGACAGGGGTGATCACTGCGTCAATTTTTTGCATTAgtgtcattttatcattttgtaaaagtTAATATTCCTCTCCCTCTTCCTCTTCGCCCTCCACGGAGTCGACGCCCACTTCTTCATAGTCCTTCTCGAGAGCTGCCAGGTCCTCACGGGCCTCGGAGAACTCGCCCTCCTCCATACCCTCCCCCACGTACCAGTGGACGAAGGCGCGCTTGGCGTACATTAGATCAAATTTGTGATCAAGGCGGGCCCAGGCCTCCGCGATACAGGTTGTGTTACTCAACATGCAGCAGGCGCGCTGCACCTTCGCGAGGTCGCCGCCGGGTACGACAGTGGGTGGCTGGTAGTTAATGCCGACCTTGAAGCCGGTGGGACACCAATCGACGAACTGGATAGTGCGCTTCGTCTTGATGGTGGCGATAGCAGCGTTGACGTCCTTAGGAACGACGTCACCACGGTAAAGCATGCAGCAGGCCATGTACTTTCCGTGGCGTGGATCGCACTTCACCATCTGGTTGGCCGGCTCGAAGCAGGCATTGGTGATCTCGGCGACGGACAGCTGCTCGTGGTAGGCTTTTTCGGCGGAGATGACCGGCGCATATGTGGCCAGTGGGAAATGAATTCTTGGGTAGGGCACCAAGTTGGTCTGGAACTCGGTCAAGTCGACGTTCAGGGCGCCGTCGAACCTGAGTGAGGCGGTGATGGATGAGACGATCTGACCTATTAATCTGTTCAGATTTGTGTAGGTCGGGCGCTCAATGTCAAGGTTCCTACGGCAGATGTCGTAGATGGCTTCATTGTCGACCATGAAAGCGCAATCGGAGTGTTCCAGGGTGGTGTGGGTAGTCAGAATGGAGTTATAGGGCTCCACGACAGCGGTGGACACTTGGGGCGCCGGGTAGATGGCGAACTCCAGCTTAGACTTCTTGCCATAGTCGACGCTCAGGCGTTCCATGAGCAGAGAGGCGAAGCCAGAGCCAGTGCCTCCACCGAAGGAGTGGAAGATGAGGAATCCCTGAAGACCAGTACATTGGTCAGCCAACTTCCTGATCCGGTCAAGGACGAGGTCGATAATCTCTTTGCCGATGGTGTAGTGACCGCGGGCGTAATTGTTGGCGGCGTCCTCTTTGCCAGTGATCAGCTGTTCGGGGTGGAATAGCTGACGGTAGGTGCCGGTTCGGACTTCATctagaaattaagaaaaatcaGGCGATAAAGTGacgtttatttgaaaatactgAGCACTAAGTGTCGACAACAGTTATATATATCGTCAGGACATCGTTAGAACTTCGGTGACAAAATAAGCAACGGCAGGTGCTTTCTCGACGGAGCTCCGCCGATGTTCTCTCCATTGCTAATTGTGAGCTCCAGTTTAGTTCCGGCGAGTCGCATCGGTAGTGTGTGACATGCCCTTATGACGAATATCAAAGGGCTATTATCTCAAAATATGAAGTTCAGAAAATGACATCATTTCACAAAAAGAAAACTCACCAACTACAGTCGGCTCCAAGTCCATCATGACGGCACGTGGCACGTGCTTGCCGGCGCCCGTCTCGCTGAAGAATGTGTTGAAGGAGTCGTCGCCGCCGCCAATGGTCTTGTCGGAGGGCATCTGGCCGTCGGGCTGGATGCCGTGCTCCAAGCAGTACAGCTCCCAGCAGGCATTTCCGATTTGGACACCGGCCTGTCCGATGTGGATGGAGATACATTCACGCTGGAATGGAGAGAAACAATATTTACCACAGGACCATTCAGatttaattgttgttgtgttttttggcatttggcggggattttaccagcaattGTTccccgcagggtggggatttcaCCCAGGCttgactggaccgaaagtcaaagtcccggctattcctcgggcctgggggccgtggttacaattgactggtgcattatagtCAACGAAATTGCAGATAAGCAATTATTAAGTACTACTGTAGGCTTAAgccttaatcattaagaatttaaactTCCGTgagtgtttaaaggtccgcccactgccgCTCATCCGATACACTTTCCCTGCGTCAGAGACTGCGTTGACGATGTGTCAGTCAATGATGTTATATTCTAAGTGaattagatgacctgaattaaaattttacagattaagaagggctcgttcgctacgcacACTTAGGCCATTCTTAaccattaagattttaattcatgtcatctaactttACAACTCTGATAGAGGATGCAGAAATAATTACCTGTCAATATCACcaaaatatgttcattgttGTAACTTCGTCACGCGACTCTATCACAGACAAAGTAAAGTTGCCCCCCGCCCCACTTTTTAAATTTGCCAcgctaatacatgtatgtactttaAAGGCTGccaatatattatatactttcTTAAATCGTtgttaaactattaaaatgttttaaacaaatcgCCGTTACTTAAACTAGGGacctttatttatattattactcCTAATATAATAAACACGCACCAATCAATGAGTCATTAAAATAAGGATACTATTAAAACACGATGTCACTGTGTATTGTGTATACACGTCATTCCACGCTGTCATCGGAGTTCTACGAAAAAATATCTACATGCATTTAAAACTAACTTTACTATAATCATCTTGCCTACGTCATCagcaaacatatatttcattttaagcagCAAAATATCACAAGTAAAATATCTACTCACCATATTGAAGAAAATTCACCGGGCTTCCAAATGAACGTAATGTGTTCAGCAGAAAGTTAGAGTGGGGTACAAATCCTGTGACGCGTTAGATTTTATATGGCGTGGCTAGTTACCATCATAAAGCGACAGCGTGCAAAATGCGCACCTGCTATACTCACGCGCATAAAATGCGCTCCAcaaataatcataaaacaaaaattatttatattgcatattaagcttttttactttttttgtaacTAAATTGTCCCGTTTACGGCAATAAAGTCTGTcttgtctgtttgtctgtctgtcttctgtttgtctgtctgtcttctGTTTGTCTGCCTGTCTTTTTTCACGACCTGTCTGTTTGTCTCTCCGTCTGTATGCCTGCCTGCTTGCCTCCCTATCTATCTGTCTGATTGACTGTCTGTATACATGTCTAAATGGTGGTTTTGCCTTTTGCCTTTGTGTGTGCGTGCCtctgtgtgtgtgcgtgcgtccgtccgtccgtctgccTCTATGTGGTAAAGATTCCAAAGCAACTCTATTCATGGTTattaatcacgtgacttaacgGGGTTCGCACATTGATCACAATGGATCAATgttgcaatccttggccaatagttcagcgttgcatcgttttacaaaaaaatgcatcattaaattacaagcaaatctaaaacaTTTCACTCATGTAGGATCAGAAAATAGAAAAGTCTTTGTATAGGCTTCCAAATACGTTCATATCTTCTTTATCAACAAAGTAATTTGTTTGTtcacatcggttgtgacccttGTTGACCCATGTGACAACCCTTTTAATTCACGTGATTCCTCATCATAATCTTCTATTGCAATAAACAGGAATTAGGTACAACTCATTGTTCTTCAGCAATTATTCAAGTACATTCTTTGATCTAGAGCAAATGTTCGTTGAAATGTTgacacaatatttttatcaacacattctatggggaaaaaactttaaaaggaaaaaaaaacagcatcCCGTAGTTTGAAAAATACTTCGCTCGTATTTGGTCatatgagttgagattgagatagGACTATcctatttttgtgatattttggtCTGTACTGCCACCCatgataatgcaccagtcaatcaATACCCCGCCCCCAcaatccgggggtataccggggatatcGGGTAGAataggccgtgtttttactttctagGTGGCCCAGCAGTGCCGAATGAATGTGGTGGGTTTGTTTTTTTCGCTGAAAATAGCAGAGAACGGATCTTACTTAGGATGTCCCCATGGTGCGGGGggatttggcggggattttaccagcagtttgtcccagcaggacggggattttacctgagATTGGCCGGACCAAAAATTacagtccccgctattctccggcCTTTGGGAGGGGGTTGCAACTGTTTGGCGCATAACAAGAAGACAGTTTCTATGGGCAAGCTGTGAGGTGTTCCACGCTTTGTAGCTGGGTTTAATACTtagtttttataatgtttttcatataccttttttttaaactctttttcttgcaatgtgATATCTTTTAACCAGGCGTattcattttctatttcatttaatactaATTCTAGTTCTAATTAGGAATTAATGTTTATGGTTAATTCATTTAACAAAAGGCGAAATAGAAAAAAGGAAATTGGTATAATCTAGAAGCATCCTCGTGCCATAGTTATTATTTTTGAGATggatttgattgattgattgattgattcattcattctgGGACCGCCCATACTCAAAATCATAATATAAGCTACATTTGTTCTTTCAACCTATTGGTTTTTAAAGTCGTTTGAGCGATCCATTTTATTTTGCGCAGTGTATATTGTCTGTTTACCTCAGCAACCCCGAATGTTATTTTCAGCACCGAATCAGTCGGAACGTATCAAGCACTGCTCTATAGCATCAGTCTATTGGCGCATAGAGAATTATTCAGCCGTAATTGAAAGCGAGATGCAAATTTGATTGATCATAAAGGTATTGAAATTCATTATGCACGTATGATCAATTTAGGTGAAGATAATCCCTATATTAAGCAGtctattttctgtaaatttatgtttcttatacatAAAGTATATCTACCAGGGGCGGATCAAGGATCTGGCGTAAGAGGGGTGTAACTTAGAGGTGTAACTATTTGACATTGCGCCCCTTTCTTATTTCGTTCAAAGTGATAGCAGatgaggggggaggggggcttCTACTCCaagagttttttttacaattttagtcCAAAATGGAGCATTTTTGGCGTATATTAGTACATATTTTtctccaatattgaaataaaaagtaaacttggacaaCTTTAGTAGGGCGCTACCACCCTCCCACCCGGGAGCCGCGAGTGAGGATACATTCTTAAGATTTCATAAACTTGAATGCAGACAAAATACCAATGGCGAGGATTACTGGTTGACAAGGATTACGTCGGTTATTTTGTATCCTTTTGCATCGAGATACGACCTTATGCAATAGTCTATTCAACGTTTCTGTACTCTTGAAAGTCGAAATGCCCATTTAAAACATTAGTTCAAGTTTCGAAGGTCGATAAACTGCAAACGTTAAAAGCCGGTTTTCATAACTTAATTCATTTTCTCAAGTTATGTTACACGcttttcatttgataaaatcgcttcataatatctgaaatacttaattttcactgatttgattttaaataaatattttatgtaaaaaacagcagttgtacatttttttaatatggctaCGAATATATTCGAAAAATGGCAGCTAAAAAATGCCTTAAGCTGTTTTATGAatacacccccccccctcccgcCGTTCCGTTGTggtcaaatataaaacatttctgaaaaacacGAACtcataataatacaatatgGGGCGTAAGAAGTTTCGACATTTGattaaatagtgaatataaaagaaaaatagtaAATGAACTCATGCAAATCAGTGCTTGCAGACAAAAATAAACGGGGAAACCCTTGGCCCGCAGTCGGGGACCTTATCCACTGCATATTGGATATACACGTTCTCTCTGGGTAAATGGGTGGCGTGTAAGCTTATTTGTACTcacactcgggccttgcccattcgtcGAGTGCTCCCGAACCGGACACCCAATTAACGTCCCAttgaagacgattagtatttgttTAGTAGTGCAGCAGagatcgaacctgcgacccctagATTGACaatcaagtgtgttaccacaaGACCTCTGATCCGCCACAAATGAGTAAATGtgacatataaaaaaatgcgGTGGAAATTGCAATCCTGAAAAAGAGCCGCGGTTCCGCTGGGGTATGGGGGATTCGCACCCTTTAAGTTAAATAGTGCAGTCATATTGTGACAAAATACTTCCAAAACTGTGAACTTTAGGTAAAAATTATGGAATTTTGTCTGTGGACACATATGCATGTTAATGTAAAAATAGCTCAAGATCCACCTAAATTttgtccaagatggccgccaaaatccaagatggccgccatcaCCCTTAATATTATTAAGAGGAActgtcataaataaaaaaagttttagtATATTATTTCTGGTGATTAATAgag from Mya arenaria isolate MELC-2E11 chromosome 7, ASM2691426v1 carries:
- the LOC128241814 gene encoding tubulin alpha-3 chain-like → MRECISIHIGQAGVQIGNACWELYCLEHGIQPDGQMPSDKTIGGGDDSFNTFFSETGAGKHVPRAVMMDLEPTVVDEVRTGTYRQLFHPEQLITGKEDAANNYARGHYTIGKEIIDLVLDRIRKLADQCTGLQGFLIFHSFGGGTGSGFASLLMERLSVDYGKKSKLEFAIYPAPQVSTAVVEPYNSILTTHTTLEHSDCAFMVDNEAIYDICRRNLDIERPTYTNLNRLIGQIVSSITASLRFDGALNVDLTEFQTNLVPYPRIHFPLATYAPVISAEKAYHEQLSVAEITNACFEPANQMVKCDPRHGKYMACCMLYRGDVVPKDVNAAIATIKTKRTIQFVDWCPTGFKVGINYQPPTVVPGGDLAKVQRACCMLSNTTCIAEAWARLDHKFDLMYAKRAFVHWYVGEGMEEGEFSEAREDLAALEKDYEEVGVDSVEGEEEEGEEY